One Chroococcidiopsis sp. TS-821 genomic window carries:
- a CDS encoding ABC transporter substrate-binding protein: protein MFWQLKLRKKTARSRGTQRQRRSLLGAVLTALLVSACGNNQQTTTTTSPPGTTAAEGGTLVWARYGDADSLDPHRTTTTLSWQIFDQIYDTLLAFDDNGEIVANLAREWQVSDDGREVTFVLNEGITCHDGTPFDANDVKYTADRAIDSQNPSVTRGAWGPIESVDVVDPQTVRFRFQTPFAAFVSFMADPFASMICDSNQEFGGQFGVSQAVGTGPWQLVSWTRGDEIVLDRNPDYVRYGRPVQNEGAPYLERLVVRQIPEAQTRLAGLQTGEVQLIVNPPLDDLDAVRNDANLELHVAENTGQNFFFEFTVSRPPFNDIRARQAVAHAVDVDAALRVAFDEGLVERERCPISRGVFGNDQEFCAQHGYEHNPDRARELLAEMGYGANRPMEVILMTSTGDNRERMVQVFQSQLAQVGINAKIETMDIGTLNARVKQENERTSGISTFDMMDWAWFDPDILYQLWHSPGAYSGYQSPELDKLLERTRTTVDATQRREAVNDVMEYLLSNAVHIPLYTPGSLWVYATRSQVQGFKIGPFNRPVFNDVRLQ, encoded by the coding sequence ATGTTTTGGCAACTTAAATTGAGAAAGAAAACAGCACGGTCGCGCGGAACACAGCGCCAAAGGCGATCGCTATTAGGCGCAGTATTAACAGCGCTTTTAGTTAGTGCTTGTGGTAATAATCAGCAGACTACGACTACCACTAGTCCTCCAGGTACAACAGCAGCGGAAGGTGGAACACTCGTTTGGGCACGTTATGGAGATGCAGATTCGCTCGATCCGCATCGCACAACAACAACGCTATCGTGGCAAATCTTTGACCAGATTTACGATACGTTATTAGCATTCGATGACAATGGTGAGATTGTGGCTAATCTGGCTCGCGAATGGCAGGTTAGTGATGATGGTAGAGAAGTCACATTTGTGCTCAATGAAGGAATTACGTGTCACGACGGTACGCCGTTTGATGCCAACGATGTGAAATACACTGCCGATCGCGCAATTGATAGTCAGAATCCTAGCGTAACGCGCGGTGCGTGGGGACCAATTGAATCTGTCGATGTTGTTGACCCGCAAACTGTCCGATTTAGATTTCAAACTCCGTTTGCGGCATTTGTCTCCTTTATGGCAGATCCTTTTGCAAGTATGATTTGTGACAGCAATCAAGAGTTTGGCGGTCAATTTGGCGTATCACAGGCAGTAGGTACAGGTCCGTGGCAGCTTGTGAGTTGGACGCGCGGCGATGAAATTGTGTTAGATAGAAATCCCGACTACGTTCGTTATGGTCGTCCTGTACAAAATGAGGGCGCGCCGTATTTAGAAAGGCTAGTGGTGCGGCAAATTCCCGAAGCGCAAACGCGGCTGGCTGGTCTACAAACAGGGGAAGTGCAGCTAATCGTCAATCCACCCCTCGATGACTTGGATGCAGTGCGCAATGATGCCAATTTGGAGTTACACGTTGCTGAGAATACTGGACAGAACTTTTTCTTTGAGTTCACAGTTTCGCGTCCGCCGTTTAACGATATCCGCGCGCGTCAAGCGGTGGCTCATGCCGTTGATGTTGATGCAGCGCTGCGAGTTGCTTTTGATGAAGGATTAGTCGAACGCGAACGCTGTCCGATTAGTCGCGGGGTATTTGGTAACGACCAAGAATTTTGCGCGCAGCATGGTTACGAGCATAATCCCGATCGCGCAAGAGAACTATTAGCAGAAATGGGTTATGGTGCAAATCGACCGATGGAAGTGATTTTGATGACTTCCACAGGTGACAACCGCGAACGCATGGTACAAGTTTTTCAAAGTCAATTGGCGCAAGTCGGGATTAACGCCAAGATTGAAACGATGGACATTGGTACGCTCAATGCTCGTGTCAAACAAGAGAATGAAAGAACTTCTGGGATTAGTACGTTTGACATGATGGACTGGGCATGGTTCGATCCAGATATTCTTTATCAACTGTGGCATTCGCCTGGGGCGTACAGCGGTTATCAATCGCCAGAATTGGATAAATTATTAGAGCGAACGCGCACGACGGTTGATGCAACTCAGCGGCGAGAAGCTGTTAATGATGTAATGGAGTATTTGCTGTCGAATGCTGTACACATTCCACTGTATACACCAGGTTCGTTATGGGTTTATGCGACGCGATCGCAGGTGCAAGGCTTTAAGATTGGTCCTTTTAATCGACCTGTGTTTAATGATGTGAGGCTGCAATAG
- the nikC gene encoding nickel transporter permease, whose amino-acid sequence MTQQITTPPPPVAPLPSRNREFRRFLQVLFRSPGAKIGGVILLVTTIVAIFAPAIAPFDPLEMGVGSTLQPPSAEHWFGTDDFGRDLFSRIVYGSRLTLRIGLVAVFISMTAGVLLGMVAGYAGGWVEAILMRGVDVLFSFTETLIALAAVAVLGPSLTNATIAVGISSIPFYARVTYGAVLVEKNKEYFKAAQAVGAKHFRLIFRHILPNILSPIIVVATVGVSVAVLSASALSFLGLGAQPPSPEWGAILAAGRDYFRRAPWVTTFPGLAIAITVLGFNLLGDGLREALDPQQRRS is encoded by the coding sequence ATGACTCAGCAAATTACCACACCACCACCACCTGTTGCGCCGCTTCCGTCTAGGAATAGAGAATTTCGGCGGTTTCTACAGGTTCTGTTTCGCAGCCCTGGTGCTAAGATTGGCGGCGTTATTTTGCTAGTAACGACGATCGTGGCAATTTTTGCTCCGGCGATCGCGCCTTTTGACCCACTGGAAATGGGAGTTGGTTCGACGTTGCAACCTCCGAGTGCGGAACATTGGTTTGGTACGGATGATTTTGGACGCGATTTGTTTAGCAGGATTGTTTATGGTAGTCGCCTAACGTTACGTATTGGACTCGTCGCCGTGTTTATCTCAATGACGGCGGGAGTTTTGCTAGGAATGGTTGCAGGCTACGCCGGAGGTTGGGTAGAAGCTATTTTGATGCGGGGCGTCGATGTTTTGTTCTCTTTTACCGAAACGCTGATAGCCCTCGCAGCTGTTGCGGTACTTGGTCCTAGCCTTACTAATGCCACAATTGCTGTTGGAATTAGTTCGATTCCTTTCTATGCGCGCGTTACTTATGGGGCTGTGCTGGTAGAAAAAAATAAGGAATATTTCAAAGCCGCCCAAGCTGTGGGTGCAAAGCACTTTCGCCTCATCTTTCGTCACATCTTACCCAATATTCTTTCGCCGATTATTGTTGTAGCAACTGTAGGAGTCTCCGTTGCAGTTCTTTCAGCATCTGCGTTGTCATTTCTCGGACTCGGCGCGCAACCACCCTCACCTGAATGGGGAGCAATCTTAGCCGCAGGACGCGATTACTTTCGCCGCGCACCTTGGGTAACAACGTTTCCTGGTTTGGCGATCGCAATTACAGTCTTAGGCTTTAATCTCCTCGGTGATGGATTGCGCGAAGCCCTCGATCCCCAACAGCGACGGTCTTAA
- a CDS encoding VOC family protein, which yields MQLNPYLTFNGQCETAFKFYEQCLGGKIEAMMSYGESPMAEEVPSEWRNKIIHASLIVNERVLMGSDCSPGQYEQTKGFSVLLDIDSPVKAERIFQALVANGTVRMPMQKTFWAARFGMLVDQFGIPWMINSEPAA from the coding sequence ATGCAGTTGAATCCCTATCTGACTTTCAACGGACAATGCGAGACAGCGTTTAAGTTCTACGAGCAGTGTTTGGGCGGCAAAATCGAAGCAATGATGAGCTATGGTGAGTCGCCAATGGCAGAGGAAGTGCCGTCGGAGTGGCGCAACAAAATCATACACGCCAGCTTAATTGTGAACGAGCGAGTATTGATGGGTTCTGACTGTTCGCCTGGGCAATATGAACAAACAAAAGGCTTTTCTGTATTACTCGACATTGACAGTCCAGTAAAAGCAGAGCGCATTTTTCAGGCATTGGTTGCAAACGGGACAGTGCGGATGCCCATGCAGAAGACATTTTGGGCTGCCCGTTTTGGTATGCTTGTCGATCAATTTGGCATCCCGTGGATGATTAACTCCGAACCAGCCGCTTGA
- a CDS encoding ABC transporter permease, whose protein sequence is MTRYFIKRLLGGLFTIWITTIAVTLLIHLVPGDPVQIMYAQSQSTTPEQIEQIRRNLGLDRPIYEQYIMYMGRVLQGDFGTTIRGNQPVLDLLLVRLPNTLLLAVTSLMITMVVGVTAGFFAAYKRGTWIDTTLMTGAIIGISVPSFWLGLMLISIFSVRLGWFPVSGTNLNNLVLPALTLGLANAASVSRLTRSSMLDVLSQDYMRTARAKGLAETLVLSRHAFRNGMINVVNMLGLQFTYMMGGAIVVENVFAWNGIGRLAIQSIFQRDYPTIQGFILIFATVVVVVSIVLDLLYAWIDPRITYH, encoded by the coding sequence ATGACACGTTATTTTATTAAACGGTTGCTGGGTGGTTTGTTTACGATTTGGATTACGACGATCGCGGTGACGTTGTTGATTCATCTTGTGCCTGGCGATCCGGTGCAAATTATGTACGCGCAGTCGCAATCGACAACGCCAGAACAAATTGAACAAATTCGCCGCAATTTGGGACTCGACCGCCCAATTTATGAACAGTACATCATGTATATGGGGCGGGTATTGCAGGGGGATTTCGGCACTACGATTCGGGGAAATCAGCCAGTATTGGATTTATTGCTTGTAAGGCTACCGAATACGCTGTTGCTTGCGGTGACTAGCTTGATGATTACGATGGTTGTCGGCGTGACGGCAGGTTTTTTTGCGGCGTATAAGCGCGGTACTTGGATTGATACGACGTTGATGACGGGTGCAATTATTGGAATTTCGGTTCCTAGCTTTTGGCTGGGGTTGATGCTGATCTCGATTTTTTCTGTGCGGCTAGGATGGTTTCCTGTTTCAGGGACAAATTTGAATAATCTCGTTTTACCTGCACTGACGTTAGGACTTGCTAATGCAGCATCCGTATCGCGCTTGACTCGATCTTCGATGCTGGATGTGCTGTCGCAAGATTATATGCGGACTGCAAGGGCGAAAGGATTAGCAGAAACTTTGGTATTGTCGCGCCATGCGTTTCGCAATGGCATGATCAACGTCGTCAATATGCTAGGGCTACAGTTTACCTACATGATGGGCGGTGCGATCGTTGTAGAAAATGTGTTCGCCTGGAATGGTATTGGACGTTTGGCAATTCAGTCGATTTTTCAGCGCGACTATCCGACAATTCAAGGCTTTATTCTGATTTTTGCTACCGTTGTTGTCGTCGTTTCTATCGTCTTGGATTTACTTTACGCCTGGATTGACCCTCGAATTACATATCACTGA
- a CDS encoding CARDB domain-containing protein: MKKYLTSLIGLALFAAITGHTSDAHAFRYRICDRPWPASDGPIKWTSIPPRMRAAGVSFPAGVWRDALTDSVSRWNTNPSNFYFNLTYNEPGVGLDNGENEVWFSNDDSLLNGAPAIAYTWWSCNIFSSIKINESDVLFDSRVAYTPSTNKSSLWPYGGSSRPFQTTSSHEFGHALGLLHVNTIYNIMGQDWNHIHTNAGIARNYPGEDASNGAVFLYGLYSPAINDLSVVHWKRLGSDGEYSTHTRTQMYNTTGTLLSSFNDAGEPRYRVNRGQQVQVELTYENNGAATQTVGVGYYISTNDNISTADRLIATASFTLARDIALTSRRTVTIPSDLTVGNYYIGAIVDRTNAVSEQYENNNSTYIAIQVN, translated from the coding sequence ATGAAGAAATATCTAACAAGTTTAATCGGTCTAGCATTGTTTGCGGCTATTACTGGTCATACGTCTGACGCTCATGCCTTCCGTTATCGGATCTGCGATCGACCATGGCCAGCCTCTGATGGTCCTATTAAATGGACTAGTATTCCACCACGAATGCGCGCAGCTGGAGTTAGTTTTCCAGCTGGTGTCTGGAGAGATGCTTTGACCGATTCTGTCAGTCGTTGGAACACAAACCCCAGTAATTTCTACTTTAACCTAACTTATAACGAACCTGGTGTTGGATTAGACAATGGCGAAAATGAAGTCTGGTTCAGCAATGATGATAGTCTGCTAAATGGTGCACCGGCAATTGCTTATACCTGGTGGAGTTGTAACATATTTAGTAGCATCAAGATCAATGAGTCAGATGTCCTCTTTGACAGTCGAGTTGCCTACACCCCTTCTACCAACAAAAGTTCACTTTGGCCTTATGGTGGAAGCTCTCGTCCTTTCCAGACAACTTCATCACACGAATTCGGTCATGCATTGGGTCTGCTGCACGTGAATACAATTTACAACATAATGGGTCAAGATTGGAATCATATCCATACCAATGCAGGAATTGCGAGAAACTATCCAGGGGAAGATGCTTCAAATGGTGCAGTATTTCTGTATGGTCTCTATTCGCCTGCTATTAATGATCTTTCTGTAGTTCATTGGAAGCGGTTAGGTAGCGATGGAGAATATAGTACACACACCAGAACTCAAATGTACAATACTACTGGCACACTTCTTAGTTCCTTCAATGATGCTGGTGAGCCACGTTATCGCGTAAATAGAGGACAGCAGGTTCAAGTCGAGCTAACCTATGAAAACAATGGTGCTGCCACTCAAACGGTTGGTGTTGGCTACTATATTTCTACTAATGACAATATCTCAACAGCTGACCGCTTAATTGCAACAGCTTCATTTACACTTGCTAGGGATATTGCTTTGACATCGAGGAGGACAGTTACTATTCCTAGCGATCTAACTGTTGGCAACTACTACATAGGTGCTATTGTGGATAGAACTAATGCGGTCAGCGAACAGTACGAGAACAACAATTCCACTTATATTGCTATTCAAGTGAACTGA
- a CDS encoding ABC transporter ATP-binding protein: MARLLDVQNLKTRFFTQNGVVHAVNDVSFHVNAQETVGIVGESGSGKSITMLSAMRLIPSPPGKIVGGEVMFQGQDLLKLSGREMRSLRGNRLSMIFQDPMTSLNPVLRVEKQMTEAIQLHLGMAKSEAKARAVELLEQVGIPGARDRVRNYPHQFSGGMRQRVMIAMGLACNPDLLIADEPTTALDVTIQAQIVELVKQLKEERGMAVIWITHDLSLLAGLADRILVMYAGQIVEQAPLNALYHHPRHPYTIGLLQSIPRLDEQRQERLKSIDGLPPSLVNYPQGCPFAPRCEFAIAKCHNEDPPLEPVGVNHQVACWVKPEGADVLQASQSATA, translated from the coding sequence ATGGCTCGATTGCTTGATGTTCAGAACCTGAAAACGCGCTTTTTTACCCAAAATGGTGTCGTTCATGCAGTGAATGATGTCTCGTTTCATGTCAATGCGCAGGAAACTGTAGGAATTGTCGGCGAATCGGGTTCGGGAAAAAGTATTACGATGCTATCGGCAATGCGGTTGATTCCATCGCCTCCAGGCAAAATTGTGGGTGGTGAAGTGATGTTTCAGGGACAAGATCTACTCAAATTGAGTGGGCGCGAAATGCGATCGCTGCGGGGAAATCGTCTCTCGATGATTTTTCAAGACCCGATGACATCACTTAATCCGGTATTGCGGGTGGAAAAGCAGATGACTGAAGCTATTCAACTGCATTTAGGCATGGCAAAATCAGAGGCGAAAGCGAGAGCAGTTGAACTTTTAGAGCAAGTTGGCATTCCTGGGGCACGCGATCGCGTCCGCAACTATCCGCACCAATTTTCTGGAGGAATGCGCCAACGCGTGATGATCGCGATGGGACTAGCGTGTAATCCTGATTTACTGATTGCCGATGAACCGACAACAGCACTTGACGTGACAATTCAAGCACAAATTGTTGAACTTGTCAAGCAACTCAAAGAAGAACGTGGCATGGCGGTCATTTGGATTACGCACGATCTGTCATTGCTTGCAGGTTTAGCCGATCGCATCTTGGTGATGTATGCAGGGCAAATTGTTGAACAAGCGCCACTGAACGCACTGTATCACCATCCACGCCATCCGTATACAATTGGGTTACTGCAAAGTATTCCGCGTTTAGACGAACAGCGCCAAGAACGTCTCAAGTCAATCGATGGATTACCGCCAAGCTTAGTCAACTATCCGCAAGGATGTCCGTTCGCGCCGCGTTGCGAGTTTGCGATCGCCAAATGCCATAACGAAGATCCACCGCTAGAACCTGTGGGAGTGAACCACCAAGTCGCGTGTTGGGTAAAACCCGAAGGCGCAGACGTTTTGCAAGCATCTCAATCAGCAACCGCCTAA
- a CDS encoding ABC transporter ATP-binding protein yields the protein MVQPQTSTIQTQQRNDTLLRVRDLKVHFPILRGLILQRQVGAVKAVDGLTFDIKRGETLGLVGESGCGKSTTGRAILQIEPPSAGHVYFEETELTALSGEPLRQMRRQMQMIFQDPYASLNPRMTIGDVISEPLEIFGLASGREKQARVQHLLDVVGLSPEFISRYPHEFSGGQRQRVAIARALAVNPDFLVCDEPIAALDVSVQAQVINLVQSLQREFQLTYLFIAHDLSVVRHISDRIAVMYLGKIVELADRVSLYENPLHPYTQALLSAIPIPDPTVEAKRQRIVLQGDVPSPTNPPSGCRFHTRCPWAIEHCHQVEPEFRDVGDGHYVACHLVDTSGKFDPALGE from the coding sequence ATGGTGCAACCTCAAACGAGTACAATTCAAACGCAACAGCGAAACGACACCTTATTGCGCGTGCGCGACCTTAAAGTTCATTTTCCGATTCTGCGCGGGTTAATTCTCCAACGACAAGTAGGGGCGGTAAAAGCCGTCGATGGACTCACTTTTGATATCAAACGTGGCGAAACTTTGGGCTTGGTAGGGGAATCAGGATGCGGTAAAAGTACGACAGGACGGGCGATTCTGCAAATAGAACCACCAAGTGCAGGACACGTTTATTTTGAGGAAACTGAACTAACGGCATTATCCGGCGAACCGTTACGACAAATGCGCCGACAGATGCAGATGATTTTCCAAGATCCTTACGCATCGCTCAATCCTCGCATGACAATTGGTGATGTGATTAGCGAACCACTAGAAATATTCGGTTTAGCTTCAGGACGCGAGAAACAGGCGCGAGTTCAGCATCTTTTAGATGTTGTCGGCTTGAGTCCAGAGTTTATTTCTCGTTATCCACACGAATTTTCTGGAGGACAACGCCAACGAGTTGCGATCGCACGGGCGTTGGCTGTTAACCCTGATTTTTTAGTATGTGACGAACCGATTGCCGCATTAGATGTTTCGGTTCAAGCGCAAGTAATTAACTTAGTGCAGTCACTCCAGCGCGAGTTTCAACTGACTTATCTATTTATTGCCCACGATTTGAGTGTTGTGCGCCATATCTCAGATCGCATTGCAGTAATGTACCTTGGTAAAATTGTCGAACTTGCCGATCGCGTATCGCTATACGAAAATCCACTACATCCATATACACAAGCTTTACTCTCTGCGATCCCGATCCCCGATCCTACCGTAGAAGCAAAGCGCCAGCGAATTGTTTTACAAGGCGATGTTCCTAGCCCAACAAATCCTCCAAGTGGCTGTCGTTTCCACACGCGCTGTCCTTGGGCAATTGAACATTGTCATCAAGTAGAACCAGAATTTCGCGACGTAGGCGATGGACACTATGTTGCGTGTCATCTAGTTGATACATCAGGAAAGTTCGATCCGGCGCTTGGCGAATAA